Part of the Candidatus Brocadia sinica JPN1 genome, TCATCCCACTGACAATTTCCCCATGACTGTAAAGCCACAGTCCCAAACCCTCTCCGTGATCGGCTCCCTAATCCGCCAATATGACCAAGCAGCCATAACAATGCCAGGATGGAAACTTTCTCTTTATCTTTTGGCTTATGGTGGAAAGCTAAGGTTATGTGAATATCTGCATTGGGAGGGATATATTTCCTTCTGTTACCACCCATACACATGGAAAAAGAAAGATAACGGACTCCATTTTTGTTTGGATAATCATCATGATTCCACTCTTTATTATCTTTCATAGAGTCATCTTTTAATCTTATGGAAAAACATCCCTGTCCAGTTCCTGCACTTCCAAAAATCTTTTCTTCCCATGTTGGAGAATCAGGCTTTCCCGACTCAACCCTTTCATTGTAATCTGCATCAATCGCTCTATACCAGAATCTCATTGCCCCTTTGATGGAAGAAGCCCGCAACTCTGCTTCTTCATCCGGTTTAGCGCCGCCAAGAAATAACGGCGTAACGGTCTTCAATGTTACGGTGAACTTTTCCATAGACATATGCTATTCCCTGTACAAAATTCTTATAAATAGAGTTTTTGTTTCTATCCGATTGTCGCTGTCGTTTTGCCCATGATAATAATTCCTTTACCACATTCCCATTCCTGTGCTTTCAATGGTTTTTGGGCCTGCCAAGTGGAATCTCTAGGGAAATGGGGACAGCGCTATTTCCCATCCCTGCAACTACGTAATTGGGCAATGGGTTTGTGCCGATGAGAAGAACCAGATCAGTGAAGGTATGCATGGGTGATTCCTTTGTGTAAGGTGGCAGAATGGACGCATACAGTAATTCCCCGAATCCATTTTCAGAATTTTATATCTATTTTGAGGAAAAAACAAAACAAAAATTGATAGATACCCTTCCTTATATCAAATGTAGCTAAATTTTCATGAGTAAGAATTTTCTGGACAAATTACGTTTGACATCTCATTCAAACATGTGATACTTTAAAATCCATATTGTCTAAAGATAGTTGCTTGCCGAGGAAACGATTTATGGGTCTTCATTTGAGGATATGGCTGTCGCGTAACGGGTTTGGGTATTACACGCAACTTCAACTGAGAATTTGTTTCCGGATCTAAAGGAATGGGCATTTCCTGTGAAAGCTGTCACGGCCCTAGTGAACGCCATATCTCTGGAGGTGGTGGAAAGGCACGATATATCGTCTAATACCATTTTCAAGGGGGTTTTGGTAATCGCAAACTTCGGGTTATATTGTTTTCACTGTACAAAGTGGAAGCACAAATTGAAAATGCAAAAATGAATAATCCGTAAATACCATGATAATTTACTATGAAGTTTTGAAAGGAGTGGAGAATGAAGTGTAAAAATATATTCGTTACCGCTGTTCTGTTTCTTTTCTGTTTTAGTGTACCAGCCGGATTTGATTACGCCAGTGCTTATGAGGATCATCGTCATGGCAATCATAATGGCCATGACGATACGCATGGCAGGGGCAAAACCGGAATACGAGGCGTGGTAAGCTCGGTATCCGGGTCAACAATCTCAGTCCTCGGTATGGATATAGATGCAAACGCCGCTGAAATAGGATTAAGGGATTGCGATTCCTCACTGAGCGTTGACGACATTATAGAAGGCGATATGATTGAGGTAAAAGGGAATATGAAGGATGGATCGTTTGTTGCCAGTATAATTAAAATAGAGGGAGCCGGGAAGCTGGAGGGAACCGTGGAGGCTGTAGACAGCGATTCTATCACTCTCCTGGGCAAAGAGATTGATATTACATCCGCCAGATGCATTAAAGGAAAACCCACGGTAGGGAAAAAGGCCAGGGTTTACGTGAGAAATTCGGATCCTGGTTTAACAGCCCTTGCCGTCAAAGCTACAGGGATCATGGGACACTAATTGCAGGAAGGAGATAGTGATTTATGAACAGCATTTTACGTACAGCATTAGTAATAACCTGTGTCGTTGGTTTCCATAACATGTTTATTGGTAAAACCCTATGGGCCTGTGCGGGTTGTAACGAAGTAGGGGAATATCCAGTTCAAAAAAAGACAAACGGGAAGAGTGAAAAGGCCGAGACGGTAAAAGATCCTGTATGCGGCATGGAAGTCAGTGATATCAAAAAGGCTCCCAGGGAAGAGTATAATGGGAAAGTTTACTACTTCTGCGCGGAACATTGTAAAAAGATCTTCAAAAAAGACCCTGGGTCTTATAGAAAAGAGAAACCATGATCTGGTAAAATGAATAGTATGGAAGGTTTTAAAAATTTTCTGGGGACAACGTAATAATGACTGATATATCCTGGCATACGATGCAGGCAAGCGAGATTATGAGGAATCTGGGTACCAATACCGACAGTGGGCTTAGTCATGTTGAGGCAGAAAACAGGCTGAAAAAATACGGATACAACCAACTGGAGGAAAAGGAAGGTATCTCCCCCCTCATGCTCTTTTTGGGGCAGTTTAATGACTTTATCGTCTGGATACTGATTGCTGCGACGATAGTCTCCGGGTTTTTGGGAGAATGGGTCGATGCATTGGCCATTCTTGCCATCGTTATCATCAATGCCATTATTGGATTTATTCAGGAATATCGTGCCGAGAAATCCCTTGAGGCATTACGAAAAATGACAACCCTTTTTTCAAGGGTGTTGCGTAACAGCGAGATCCATTCTATTCCTTCCCGAAACATTGTGCCGGGTGATATCGTACTGCTCGAGGCTGGAGATTATGTCCCTGCGGATGGCAGATTATGCTCTTCTTTTAGCCTGAAAACCCAGGAGGCCTCTCTTACGGGAGAATCAACGCCGGTCGTCAAATCCGCTGAACCGCTCCAAAATCCCTTATTACCTATAGGCGACAGGGAAAATATGGTATTTATGGGCACCTCGGTAACAAGTGGTAAAGGGATGTGTGTTGTGATAACAACCGGAATGCACACTGAGTTGGGAAAGATTGCAGGTCTCATTCAGGAAGCGGGAAAAGAAGATACCCCCCTCCAGCGTAAGCTCGAAGTCTTTGGGAAAAAGTTAGTCTATCTGTGCCTGGGGATTGTAACGCTTGTATTTCTTTTAGAGTTATGGCGGAAAGATCCGTTGTTGGAGGCATTCCTTATGTCGGTAAGCCTTGCCGTTGCCGCTATCCCGGAAGGTTTGCCCGCGATAGTGACTATTGCACTGGCCTTGGGGGTGCAGCGCATGGTGAAACGCCATGTATTGATTCGGAAGTTGCCGGCGGTAGAGGCGCTTGGATGCACTACGGTCATTTGCTCAGATAAGACAGGCACTCTAACCCAGAATGAGATGACAGTGAGAAAGATATTTGCTAATGGTAAGACCGTTGACGTCTCAGGAACGGGTTATGACCCGGAAGGAAATTTTGCTTTCAATAACATGCCTCTTTCAGAGATTGACAGGCGAATGGTAACGTTTGTGCTAGGCATAGGAGTATTATGTAACAATGCCCATCTGAAAAGAGATAATACTACGTGGAAGGTTATTGGTGATCCTACCGAGGGTGCCATTTTAAGCGCTGCTGCCAAAGCAGGCTTATGGAAGGAAGGTTTACAGAAAAAATTTCCCCTTGCTTCAGAGAACCCCTTTGATTCTGACCGGAAAAAGATGTCCACCGTCAGAAAAACACCTTATTCTGTTTTTCTCGTTTGCGAAAAAGG contains:
- the cmr1 gene encoding type III-B CRISPR module RAMP protein Cmr1, which encodes MEKFTVTLKTVTPLFLGGAKPDEEAELRASSIKGAMRFWYRAIDADYNERVESGKPDSPTWEEKIFGSAGTGQGCFSIRLKDDSMKDNKEWNHDDYPNKNGVRYLSFSMCMGGNRRKYIPPNADIHITLAFHHKPKDKEKVSILALLWLLGHIGGLGSRSRRGFGTVALQSWGNCQWDECNMLRIAHGVQSGDNWWKTFNDGLNVLKEWFPKSNVTIQQN
- a CDS encoding DUF5666 domain-containing protein, with translation MKCKNIFVTAVLFLFCFSVPAGFDYASAYEDHRHGNHNGHDDTHGRGKTGIRGVVSSVSGSTISVLGMDIDANAAEIGLRDCDSSLSVDDIIEGDMIEVKGNMKDGSFVASIIKIEGAGKLEGTVEAVDSDSITLLGKEIDITSARCIKGKPTVGKKARVYVRNSDPGLTALAVKATGIMGH
- a CDS encoding YHS domain-containing protein, with translation MNSILRTALVITCVVGFHNMFIGKTLWACAGCNEVGEYPVQKKTNGKSEKAETVKDPVCGMEVSDIKKAPREEYNGKVYYFCAEHCKKIFKKDPGSYRKEKP
- a CDS encoding cation-translocating P-type ATPase, with product MTDISWHTMQASEIMRNLGTNTDSGLSHVEAENRLKKYGYNQLEEKEGISPLMLFLGQFNDFIVWILIAATIVSGFLGEWVDALAILAIVIINAIIGFIQEYRAEKSLEALRKMTTLFSRVLRNSEIHSIPSRNIVPGDIVLLEAGDYVPADGRLCSSFSLKTQEASLTGESTPVVKSAEPLQNPLLPIGDRENMVFMGTSVTSGKGMCVVITTGMHTELGKIAGLIQEAGKEDTPLQRKLEVFGKKLVYLCLGIVTLVFLLELWRKDPLLEAFLMSVSLAVAAIPEGLPAIVTIALALGVQRMVKRHVLIRKLPAVEALGCTTVICSDKTGTLTQNEMTVRKIFANGKTVDVSGTGYDPEGNFAFNNMPLSEIDRRMVTFVLGIGVLCNNAHLKRDNTTWKVIGDPTEGAILSAAAKAGLWKEGLQKKFPLASENPFDSDRKKMSTVRKTPYSVFLVCEKGAADVIVKDCTKIYIEGELRDLTEDDIRVIVNENNKMADAALRVIGIAFKPLDLETLNPDPAITERDLIFAGLLAMIDPPRPEVKDAVATCHKAGITTVMITGDHKNTAWAIGEELGFLCNDRKVIEGVELDTLPAEILEKEVSKIAVYARVSAEHKLRIVKAWKKQGSVVAMTGDGVNDAPAVKEASIGISMGITGTDVTKEASDMVITDDNFASIVAAVEEGRGIYDNIKKSIHYLLSCNAGEILTMLFASICNLPLPLFPIQILWINIATDGLPALALGVDAVDTDIMKRPARRSAEQIIDKNLGLLIVFQGFLIALSTLLAYLYVLYYTSSVKPGYLHYWFLNELIPCCLGGPLTGDLERARTAAFSVMVISQLFHSFNCRNAHRSLFKIGIFTNKKLLLATGFSLAMQVAIIYIPYSENVFKVMPLELKDWIAIFGFSTLVFIIMEIIKCFKKS